The Virgibacillus phasianinus genome includes a window with the following:
- a CDS encoding ComE operon protein 2 — MERISWDQYFMAQSHLLALRSTCERLTVGATIVREKRIIAGGYNGSVSGDSHCIDEGCYVIDGHCVRTVHAEANAILQCAKFGVPTEGAEMYVTHFPCLQCCKTIIQSGIKTLYYAADYRNDPYAIELFKQSGVHIKKVELESNAVDINSNEKATYVELLLNKLERVTKDDRQLQEFKNEAQRLFHVNQ, encoded by the coding sequence TTGGAAAGAATATCATGGGATCAATATTTCATGGCTCAAAGCCATTTATTAGCATTAAGAAGTACATGTGAGCGATTAACTGTTGGTGCTACCATTGTACGGGAAAAGCGAATTATCGCTGGAGGATATAATGGCAGTGTTTCCGGAGATTCACATTGTATCGATGAAGGCTGTTATGTGATTGACGGACATTGTGTTCGTACTGTCCATGCTGAAGCAAATGCGATTTTACAATGTGCGAAATTCGGTGTTCCTACAGAAGGCGCTGAAATGTACGTTACCCATTTCCCTTGTCTGCAATGCTGCAAAACCATCATCCAAAGTGGGATCAAAACATTGTATTATGCTGCAGACTATAGAAATGATCCTTATGCAATTGAACTGTTTAAACAATCAGGTGTGCATATCAAAAAGGTAGAGCTTGAGTCCAATGCTGTTGACATAAATTCAAACGAGAAAGCGACGTACGTGGAATTGTTATTAAATAAACTTGAACGTGTAACAAAAGATGATCGGCAACTACAGGAATTTAAAAATGAAGCACAACGTTTATTTCATGTTAATCAGTAA
- a CDS encoding sporulation histidine kinase inhibitor Sda, whose translation MNHLSDELLLESYQKAHELKLSPDFIYLIEKEIQKRSLTHKMKQSG comes from the coding sequence ATGAACCACTTATCTGACGAATTGTTACTAGAATCATACCAAAAAGCACATGAATTAAAGCTCAGCCCTGATTTTATTTATTTAATCGAAAAAGAAATTCAAAAACGAAGTCTAACCCATAAAATGAAACAATCCGGCTAA
- a CDS encoding YqeG family HAD IIIA-type phosphatase — protein sequence MLKNFLPNEHVKSVFDIHPAALKQRGIKGIITDLDNTLVAWDVKNATPEIINWFKQMKDHDITIMIISNNKQERVKIFAEPLDTPFVFSARKPLSHAFKTAANQMGLKKENIVVVGDQLLTDVLGGNFAGFYTILVLPIVQTDGKITQFNRKIERRILNYMRRKGKITWEE from the coding sequence GTGTTAAAGAATTTTTTGCCAAATGAACATGTGAAAAGTGTTTTCGATATCCATCCCGCAGCACTTAAACAAAGAGGGATAAAGGGAATTATCACCGATCTTGATAACACTTTGGTAGCATGGGATGTTAAGAATGCAACCCCGGAAATTATTAACTGGTTTAAACAAATGAAAGATCACGATATTACAATTATGATTATTTCTAATAATAAGCAGGAGCGCGTTAAGATCTTTGCGGAACCACTAGACACGCCTTTTGTGTTTAGTGCGCGGAAACCGCTGAGTCATGCATTTAAGACAGCAGCAAACCAAATGGGATTAAAAAAAGAAAACATTGTAGTCGTAGGAGATCAACTCTTAACAGATGTATTAGGCGGAAATTTCGCAGGCTTTTATACGATATTAGTGCTACCCATTGTACAAACAGATGGAAAGATAACACAGTTTAATCGTAAAATTGAGCGTCGTATTTTAAACTACATGAGAAGAAAAGGTAAGATCACCTGGGAGGAGTAA
- the yhbY gene encoding ribosome assembly RNA-binding protein YhbY: MLTGKQKRFLRARANRLKPIFQVGKIGVNDNMVEQISEALEKRELIKVSILQNCMEEKDTVASELADGASAELVQIIGNNIVLYKESQENKQITLP; the protein is encoded by the coding sequence ATGTTAACTGGAAAGCAAAAACGATTTCTACGTGCAAGGGCAAATCGGCTGAAGCCGATTTTTCAGGTAGGCAAAATTGGCGTAAATGATAATATGGTTGAGCAAATATCAGAGGCACTTGAGAAGCGTGAGCTGATAAAAGTGAGTATTTTACAAAATTGTATGGAAGAAAAGGATACAGTTGCTTCCGAGCTTGCCGATGGAGCCAGCGCGGAATTGGTTCAAATTATTGGAAACAATATTGTCTTATATAAAGAGTCTCAGGAAAATAAGCAGATTACGCTGCCATAA
- the rsfS gene encoding ribosome silencing factor, with translation MNSKEIVQLVAEASDDKRAEDIIALDMKEVSLVADYFLICHGSNERQVQAIARAIKDAAEEQEISVKRMEGYEQARWILVDIGDVVCHVFHKDERSYYNLERLWGDATQVSLSVGQEG, from the coding sequence ATGAATAGTAAGGAAATTGTGCAATTAGTAGCGGAAGCTAGTGATGATAAACGAGCAGAGGATATTATTGCTTTAGACATGAAAGAAGTTTCACTAGTAGCGGATTACTTTTTAATCTGTCATGGAAGTAATGAGAGACAGGTTCAGGCAATTGCACGTGCAATAAAAGATGCTGCGGAAGAGCAGGAGATTTCCGTTAAACGGATGGAAGGATATGAACAAGCGAGATGGATCCTGGTTGACATTGGTGATGTTGTTTGCCATGTTTTCCATAAGGATGAACGCTCATACTATAATTTGGAACGTCTGTGGGGGGACGCCACACAAGTATCACTAAGTGTTGGTCAAGAAGGGTAA
- the aroE gene encoding shikimate dehydrogenase, whose product MEYRFGLVGYPIEHSLSPWIHNKFILKAGFKGNYALYEINTTESFADRIKEIKNDMLDGFNVTVPYKQTIIPYLDDLDEKAAAIGAVNTVVCKGGKWTGYNTDGDGYLRSLIQAYPSIGQDTNKNVLIIGAGGAARGILYTLGQKGFNHIDLANRTLDSAHKLKDLFNLDNTNLLTLSEAENVLDSYDIIIQTTSVGMKPAQEKTIVNVNKLTKENIVSDIVYQPVTTAFLKDAENAGARIHRGHSMLLYQAQYAFELWTNIRVEINEMDQELFRQLEG is encoded by the coding sequence ATGGAGTATCGCTTTGGTTTGGTGGGATATCCGATTGAGCATTCGTTATCCCCATGGATTCATAATAAATTTATCCTAAAGGCTGGATTTAAAGGGAACTATGCCTTATACGAAATAAATACAACGGAATCGTTTGCTGACCGCATAAAGGAAATAAAGAATGATATGCTTGATGGGTTCAATGTAACGGTACCGTACAAGCAAACCATTATACCGTACCTTGACGATCTGGATGAAAAAGCAGCTGCAATCGGGGCTGTAAATACCGTGGTATGTAAGGGTGGAAAATGGACAGGTTATAATACGGACGGAGATGGATACCTAAGATCCCTGATCCAGGCCTATCCATCAATAGGACAGGATACTAATAAAAATGTTTTGATTATTGGAGCTGGCGGAGCAGCGCGGGGAATTCTTTATACGCTTGGTCAAAAAGGCTTTAATCATATCGATCTAGCTAATCGAACACTAGATTCGGCCCACAAGTTAAAGGATTTATTTAATCTTGACAATACAAACCTTTTGACGTTGTCCGAGGCTGAGAATGTACTTGATAGTTATGACATTATTATTCAAACAACATCAGTAGGAATGAAACCGGCACAAGAAAAAACCATCGTGAACGTTAATAAACTGACAAAAGAAAATATTGTTAGCGATATTGTCTATCAGCCAGTGACAACTGCCTTCTTAAAAGATGCCGAAAATGCCGGGGCACGCATACACCGCGGCCATTCCATGCTGCTATATCAGGCGCAGTATGCTTTTGAACTGTGGACGAATATTCGAGTTGAGATAAATGAAATGGATCAGGAATTATTTAGACAATTGGAAGGATGA
- a CDS encoding Na+/H+ antiporter subunit A, whose protein sequence is MIFAVLLPLLIACLIPFLSKVKHKIHTGIFVFFIPLIIFLYFIQFIGTNFSPVRQTYQWIPSLSINFDFYLDGLSLLFVLLISGIGALVVLYSIYYLDKTEQLGHFYVYLILFMAGMLGVVLSDNVFVMYTFWELTSISSFLLIGYWHFNERSRYGALKSMLITIFGGLSMFGGFILLSVITDTTSIQAMIEQKSVILNSPYLPLILVFILLGAFTKSAQFPFHIWLPDAMEAPTPVSAYLHSATMVKAGLFLVARFSPILADYEWFFIIVSIAGIVTLCWGSYMAVKQTDLKAILAFSTISQLGMIMAMLGFGTKVAVFAAVFHILNHATFKGSLFMVAGIVDHETGTRDIRKLGGLLTFMPITATLAFFGTFSMAGVPFPFLNGFYSKELFFQSSLGLNENVGSFASFLIDIIPVLAVFGSIFTFVYSMYFFFGVFSGRKKEKQLPKKPHEAPIGMLLSPIILVGLVIIIGLFPNLVNGSFLAHTAEAISGEAFHPHIVYWHGWKKPAFIMSLIVVVLGTLLVLTRKKWNAVYRILPGKLSLNKTYDVIVDKLDVYSNQVTNFYMNGSLRLYVALILGTTAIVTFTFMLLTGGFTIGFDNLADITPIEISVVVVMMVAALATIFAKHNVAAILVLGVVGYGISILFVIYRAPDLALTQLIIETVTVALFLLCFFHLPKMQVRKESGKSKLINAVISVAFGAMMTLIGISAHTSNWFDSIAEYFLKTSHKLGGGDNVVNVILVDMRGLDTMFEITVLGIAALAIFGLIKIKRKKEAE, encoded by the coding sequence ATGATTTTCGCAGTACTATTACCACTTCTAATTGCCTGCTTAATTCCGTTCTTAAGCAAAGTTAAACATAAGATACATACAGGAATATTTGTCTTTTTTATTCCACTCATAATCTTCTTATACTTTATTCAGTTTATTGGTACAAACTTTTCACCCGTAAGACAAACATATCAATGGATACCTTCCCTATCAATAAATTTTGATTTTTATTTAGATGGATTAAGTCTCCTTTTTGTTTTGTTAATCAGCGGAATTGGTGCATTAGTTGTTCTTTATTCCATCTATTATCTTGATAAAACGGAGCAGTTAGGCCATTTCTATGTCTATTTAATACTGTTTATGGCTGGTATGCTTGGTGTTGTTTTATCAGATAATGTTTTTGTCATGTACACTTTTTGGGAGTTAACTTCTATATCTTCCTTTTTGCTGATTGGTTATTGGCATTTTAATGAACGTTCCCGCTATGGCGCACTGAAATCAATGCTAATTACCATTTTTGGCGGATTAAGTATGTTCGGAGGATTTATTTTATTATCAGTTATCACTGATACAACAAGTATTCAGGCTATGATTGAACAAAAATCTGTTATTTTGAACAGTCCTTATCTTCCATTAATATTGGTGTTTATTTTACTTGGTGCGTTTACAAAGTCTGCCCAATTTCCATTTCATATATGGTTGCCTGATGCAATGGAGGCTCCAACTCCGGTAAGTGCTTACCTTCATTCGGCAACAATGGTTAAAGCCGGATTGTTTCTTGTTGCACGATTTTCACCAATCTTAGCAGACTATGAATGGTTTTTTATTATTGTCAGTATTGCGGGAATCGTTACCCTGTGCTGGGGCTCCTATATGGCTGTTAAACAGACCGATCTAAAAGCAATACTCGCATTTTCTACAATCAGTCAGCTGGGTATGATTATGGCTATGCTTGGTTTTGGAACAAAGGTAGCAGTGTTCGCAGCTGTGTTCCATATATTGAATCACGCCACATTCAAAGGCAGCCTGTTTATGGTCGCGGGAATCGTTGATCATGAAACCGGAACCCGGGATATTCGGAAATTAGGTGGCTTACTCACCTTTATGCCTATCACAGCAACACTTGCCTTTTTTGGAACATTTTCAATGGCTGGGGTTCCGTTCCCATTCTTAAACGGATTTTATAGCAAGGAATTGTTTTTCCAGTCCAGTCTCGGATTAAATGAAAATGTAGGCTCGTTTGCTAGTTTTCTAATCGACATTATTCCTGTGTTAGCCGTTTTCGGCAGTATTTTCACATTTGTTTACTCCATGTATTTCTTTTTTGGTGTATTTTCTGGCCGAAAAAAGGAAAAGCAACTACCTAAGAAGCCGCATGAGGCACCAATTGGCATGTTGCTTTCTCCGATTATTTTGGTGGGACTGGTTATTATCATTGGATTGTTCCCTAACCTTGTAAACGGCTCATTTTTAGCGCATACCGCCGAAGCAATCAGTGGCGAAGCATTCCATCCCCATATTGTATACTGGCATGGGTGGAAAAAACCTGCGTTTATTATGTCCCTGATAGTAGTTGTTCTTGGAACACTGCTGGTACTAACACGAAAAAAATGGAATGCTGTTTATCGTATCCTGCCAGGAAAATTAAGTCTAAATAAAACCTACGATGTGATTGTAGATAAGCTGGATGTATATTCCAATCAGGTTACAAACTTTTACATGAACGGCTCATTAAGACTTTATGTAGCGCTAATCCTAGGCACAACAGCAATTGTTACCTTTACCTTCATGTTGTTAACGGGTGGATTTACGATTGGCTTTGACAACCTGGCGGATATAACTCCAATCGAAATTTCTGTTGTTGTGGTCATGATGGTTGCAGCACTTGCGACTATATTTGCGAAACATAATGTTGCTGCAATACTTGTTCTAGGTGTTGTTGGATATGGGATTTCCATTCTGTTTGTTATTTACCGGGCACCTGACTTAGCGTTAACTCAATTAATTATTGAAACGGTAACTGTAGCTTTATTCTTACTGTGCTTTTTCCACTTACCAAAGATGCAAGTTAGAAAAGAATCGGGTAAATCAAAATTAATCAATGCAGTTATCTCTGTTGCATTTGGCGCGATGATGACACTGATTGGCATTTCTGCACATACCAGTAACTGGTTTGACTCTATCGCAGAATACTTCCTTAAAACTTCGCACAAGCTTGGAGGCGGCGATAATGTTGTTAACGTTATTTTAGTGGATATGCGTGGCCTGGATACGATGTTTGAAATTACTGTTTTGGGAATTGCAGCACTTGCCATCTTTGGCCTTATAAAAATCAAGCGGAAAAAGGAGGCGGAGTAA
- the yqeK gene encoding bis(5'-nucleosyl)-tetraphosphatase (symmetrical) YqeK, whose translation MRNDEAIDIIKPALTKARFEHTLRVADTAAELANLYHVSTEKVELAAIFHDYAKFKPLDEMKQFILDSQLPNDLLDYHHEVWHGPVASVIVAEQFGIKDQEISDAIRYHTTGKANLGAMGMVVFLADYIEPGRSIPGVDEVRAMAREDLFHACLMVSRNTLQFLLSKNTTIYPDSFHAYNYFLSQLKKA comes from the coding sequence ATGAGGAATGACGAAGCAATTGATATTATTAAGCCGGCTTTGACAAAAGCCCGATTCGAACACACTCTGCGGGTTGCGGATACAGCAGCTGAGTTAGCGAATTTATACCATGTATCCACAGAAAAAGTTGAACTTGCAGCAATTTTTCACGATTATGCAAAGTTCAAACCCCTGGATGAGATGAAACAATTTATTCTGGATAGCCAATTACCAAACGATTTATTGGATTACCATCATGAGGTTTGGCATGGTCCTGTTGCATCGGTCATAGTCGCTGAACAATTCGGAATCAAGGATCAAGAAATTAGCGATGCTATTCGATATCACACCACTGGAAAGGCGAACCTAGGGGCGATGGGAATGGTTGTTTTTCTTGCGGATTACATTGAACCAGGTAGATCAATCCCGGGTGTTGATGAAGTTCGTGCTATGGCGCGGGAAGATTTATTTCATGCATGCCTGATGGTGTCACGTAATACGTTACAATTTCTTTTATCTAAAAATACAACGATTTATCCGGATTCCTTTCATGCGTATAACTATTTTTTAAGTCAGCTTAAAAAGGCTTAA
- a CDS encoding helix-hairpin-helix domain-containing protein: MINFAKKNLFFIMIGLAVVLFLFVFNGKPEQEKPIDVKPLAADDKNKSPVSAPNPETNHANAYVDVKGEVKNPGVYDMPTDARVQDVIRSAGGFTKQANQSVVNLAQKVQDEMIILVPKTGEESPEAGSVAPTPAKINLNYATQEEIEQLNGIGPSKAQAIIQYREENGLFHLIEDVLNVPGIGEKTLENMKENIQLP, from the coding sequence TTGATTAACTTTGCCAAAAAAAATCTATTTTTTATCATGATTGGCTTAGCAGTTGTTCTTTTTTTATTTGTTTTTAATGGTAAACCGGAACAGGAAAAACCTATTGATGTAAAACCTTTAGCAGCTGATGATAAAAATAAATCCCCTGTATCAGCACCAAATCCGGAAACAAATCATGCAAATGCATATGTAGATGTTAAAGGCGAGGTAAAGAATCCTGGGGTTTACGATATGCCCACCGACGCACGCGTGCAGGATGTTATTCGTTCCGCAGGCGGGTTTACGAAACAGGCAAATCAGTCAGTCGTTAACCTGGCGCAGAAAGTACAGGATGAGATGATCATTCTGGTACCAAAGACGGGCGAAGAGTCACCCGAAGCTGGATCTGTTGCACCAACCCCCGCCAAAATAAACCTTAATTATGCCACTCAGGAGGAAATTGAACAATTAAATGGGATAGGACCATCAAAGGCACAGGCCATCATTCAATACCGTGAGGAAAATGGTTTATTTCACTTAATCGAGGATGTGTTAAATGTGCCGGGTATTGGTGAAAAGACACTTGAGAACATGAAAGAAAATATTCAACTCCCCTAA
- the yqeH gene encoding ribosome biogenesis GTPase YqeH translates to MEDIYCQGCGTAIQTTNKDEIGYTPASALEKDVVLCQRCFRLKHYNEIQDVSVTDDDFLKMVSQIRDEKGLVVHLIDIFDVNGSMIQSLARIIGDKPILLVGNKVDLLPKSTNKKKLINWLKKSAKDAGIKVDDVFLISSIKGHGINELTREMEKARDGQDVYVVGTTNVGKSTFINQLIQQTTGDKHVITTSYFPGTTLGFIEIPLDDHSVLIDTPGIVNKQQMAHYVSKNDLKTITPTKEIKPRIFQLNSQQTLFFGGLGRIDFIKGNKQSFVCYFSNHVSIHRTKLANADKLYEDHVGDLLSPPDEETRGILPDLVQSTFRIKEEKMDIVFPGLGWVMVPDINTTVVVHSPKSVAVSIRPALI, encoded by the coding sequence ATGGAAGATATATATTGTCAAGGCTGTGGTACAGCAATTCAAACAACTAATAAGGATGAAATTGGCTATACACCTGCGTCTGCACTCGAAAAGGATGTTGTCCTGTGTCAGCGGTGTTTTCGACTGAAGCACTATAATGAAATTCAGGATGTTTCGGTGACCGATGATGATTTTTTAAAAATGGTAAGTCAAATTAGGGATGAAAAAGGTTTGGTTGTCCACCTGATAGACATTTTTGATGTCAATGGAAGCATGATTCAAAGCCTGGCTAGGATAATAGGCGACAAACCGATTTTATTGGTAGGTAATAAGGTAGATTTATTACCAAAATCGACGAATAAGAAGAAATTAATAAATTGGTTGAAAAAGTCTGCAAAAGATGCTGGCATCAAGGTCGATGATGTTTTTCTGATCTCATCCATTAAAGGACATGGCATCAATGAATTAACAAGGGAAATGGAAAAAGCAAGAGATGGTCAGGATGTTTATGTTGTTGGAACTACAAATGTTGGCAAGTCCACGTTCATTAATCAGCTAATTCAACAAACTACCGGGGATAAACATGTTATTACCACATCCTATTTTCCTGGAACGACACTTGGATTCATCGAAATTCCACTCGACGATCATTCGGTGCTTATTGATACACCGGGGATAGTAAACAAACAGCAAATGGCCCATTATGTTTCAAAAAATGACTTAAAGACAATTACTCCAACAAAGGAGATTAAGCCAAGAATATTTCAGTTGAATAGTCAACAAACATTATTCTTTGGCGGACTTGGACGAATTGATTTTATTAAAGGGAATAAACAATCCTTCGTTTGTTATTTTTCGAATCATGTATCGATTCACAGAACGAAGCTTGCGAACGCTGATAAACTTTACGAGGACCATGTTGGCGACCTATTATCTCCCCCGGATGAGGAAACACGTGGAATATTACCCGATTTAGTGCAAAGCACATTTCGGATAAAAGAAGAAAAGATGGACATTGTTTTTCCTGGTTTAGGATGGGTTATGGTTCCTGATATTAATACAACTGTTGTTGTCCATAGTCCTAAATCGGTTGCGGTTTCAATTAGACCAGCATTAATTTAG
- a CDS encoding class I SAM-dependent DNA methyltransferase has protein sequence MAYQQMAKLYDKLMDGAPYDKWAEFTKKVLNQSEIPVSQIVDLGCGTGQLTTRLAKEGYQMIGVDYSVEMLSYAEQRASEKNLTVQWINQDLREMDGITDMDLVVSYCDVINYITSPDELDTVFGNVAKMLKETGLFIFDVHSLYHVKNDLINQTFATVDDELSSIWFCSEGEETGEMFHDLTFFVSNDQDSYSRFDEFHHQKTFPIDKYCSLLEQNELKIKNIYGDFSVTDDGLQENTERIFFVAEKRSAN, from the coding sequence ATGGCTTATCAACAAATGGCAAAATTGTATGACAAACTAATGGATGGCGCACCATATGATAAATGGGCGGAGTTTACAAAAAAGGTATTAAATCAATCAGAAATTCCTGTAAGTCAGATAGTTGACCTGGGCTGTGGGACGGGTCAATTGACTACACGTCTGGCAAAAGAAGGCTACCAGATGATCGGGGTAGACTATTCAGTCGAGATGCTAAGCTACGCTGAACAACGGGCGAGTGAAAAGAATCTAACTGTACAATGGATAAATCAGGATTTACGTGAAATGGACGGTATTACTGACATGGACCTAGTGGTTAGTTATTGTGACGTTATTAATTATATTACATCACCGGATGAGCTGGATACGGTTTTTGGCAACGTAGCGAAAATGCTAAAAGAAACTGGTTTGTTTATTTTTGACGTTCATTCGCTATACCATGTCAAGAATGACCTGATCAATCAAACCTTTGCCACTGTAGATGATGAGCTGTCTTCCATTTGGTTTTGTTCAGAAGGAGAAGAAACTGGGGAAATGTTTCATGATCTGACCTTTTTTGTATCTAACGATCAGGACTCCTATTCGAGATTTGATGAATTTCATCATCAAAAAACATTTCCAATTGATAAATACTGCAGTCTCTTGGAACAAAATGAATTAAAAATAAAAAATATTTATGGCGATTTTTCGGTAACTGATGATGGTTTACAGGAAAATACGGAACGAATCTTCTTTGTTGCAGAAAAAAGATCGGCAAATTAA
- a CDS encoding nicotinate-nucleotide adenylyltransferase: MRHVGILGGTFDPPHLGHLIIAEEVRHTLNLEEIWFVPSQEPPHKDKARTSAKQRVDMVQHAIECNPFFKLNTIEVNRVGKSYTIDTLTLLKKEHPDISFHFIIGADMVEYLPKWHKINELMNMVTFVGVKRVGFELEPPYPITLVDIPYIEISSTMIRERIETNIPVTYLLPEPVIYYIKEKRLYEE; this comes from the coding sequence ATGAGGCATGTAGGTATTTTAGGGGGGACATTCGATCCGCCGCATCTCGGTCATTTAATTATCGCGGAAGAGGTGCGTCATACGCTCAACCTGGAAGAAATTTGGTTTGTGCCTTCACAAGAACCACCGCATAAAGACAAGGCCCGCACTAGTGCAAAACAACGGGTGGACATGGTGCAACATGCAATCGAATGCAATCCTTTTTTTAAATTGAATACAATAGAAGTAAATCGTGTAGGTAAATCATATACTATTGATACACTAACCCTACTTAAAAAAGAGCATCCAGATATTAGTTTCCATTTTATAATTGGTGCTGACATGGTAGAATATCTTCCAAAATGGCATAAAATCAATGAATTAATGAATATGGTTACATTTGTTGGTGTAAAAAGAGTCGGCTTTGAACTAGAACCACCATACCCAATTACACTTGTTGATATCCCTTATATTGAGATTTCTTCAACCATGATACGTGAACGAATAGAAACTAATATTCCGGTTACCTATTTACTACCAGAACCAGTTATCTACTATATAAAGGAGAAGCGATTGTATGAGGAATGA